Part of the Bacillus cabrialesii genome is shown below.
TTTTCCAAGCGCTTTTCGTCCTGCATTGATTCCGGCCATAATTCCTTGTCCCGCAGCTTCCTCATAACCGGATGTTCCGTTAATTTGCCCTGCAGTATAAAGGTTTGTGATTTTTTTCGTTTCAAGTGTCGGCCACAGCTGTGTCGGTACAATCGCATCGTACTCGATCGCATAGCCGGCTCTCATCATTTGCACGTTTTCAAGACCCGGAATCGTTGCAAGCATTCTTTGCTGTACGTCTTCTGGAAGACTTGTAGATAAACCTTGAACATAGACTTCCTGCGTATTTCTGCCTTCCGGCTCAAGGAAAATTTGGTGACGCGGTTTATCATTAAAACGGACAACTTTATCTTCAATGGATGGGCAATATCGTGGGCCCGTACCTTTAATCATACCGGAATACATCGGTGAACGGTGCAGGTTGCTGTCAATAATCTCATGTGTCTCAGGGCTTGTATATGTCAGCCAGCAAGGAAGCTGATCTGTAATATATTCCACTGTTTCATATGAGAAAGCGCGAGGCACTTCGTCACCAGGCTGAATTTCCGTTTTGCTGTAATCAATCGTGTCGCTTTTGACGCGAGGCGGCGTACCTGTTTTAAAACGAACAAGGTCAAAGCCCAGTTCCTCCAAATGCTCAGAAAGCTTAATAGAAGGCTGCTGGTTATTTGGACCGCTTGAGTAAGACAGATCTCCAAGAATGATTCGTCCTCTTAAATATGTCCCTGTCGTCATGACAACTGCTTTCGCTCGATAATGCGCGCCGGTTTGTGTAATCACACCGCGGCATTCGCCATCTTCAACGATCAGCCGCTCCACAATTCCTTGCAGCAATGTTAAATTTGGTTCTTTTTCAAGCGTATTTTTCATTTCGTGCTGATATTGGAATTTGTCTGCTTGCGCACGCAATGCACGAACTGCAGGACCTTTTCCAGTATTCAGCATTCTCATTTGAATATGCGTTTTATCGATGTTTCTGCCCATTTCTCCGCCGAGCGCGTCAATTTCGCGGACGACAATCCCTTTTGCGGGTCCGCCGACAGACGGATTACATGGCATAAATGCAACCATATCTAGGTTGATGGTCAAGACAAGCGTTTTGGCGCCTTGGCGTGCTGATGCGAGGGCAGCCTCAACACCGGCATGCCCGGCGCCAATCACAATCACATCGTATTGGCCTGCTTCATACCCCATGATTCTAGTTCCTCCTTTTATTATTTTCCTAAACAGAATTGTGAAAAGAGCTGATCAATTAAGCTTTCGTGGACAGAATCTCCGATGATTTCACCCAAAAGCTCCCAGCATCTTGTAAGGTCGATTTGCACCATGTCGATCGGGACATCCTGTTCGATGCCGCTAAGCGCATCTTCAATGGCGCGTTTTGCTTGCTGTAAAATAGAGATATGACGTGTGTTGCTGACATAAGTCAGATCTCCGCTTTCAATGGCACCCGTGTAGAACAGCGATTGAATCGCTTCTTCCAAATCATTGACGCCTTCTTCTTTTAATAGAGATGTCGTAACAACAGGACGTCCATTGGCAAGCTCACGGACACGCTCACTGTCAATCTTCGCATCAAGGTCAGTCTTATTCATAATCACGATAACGTCCATGCCCTCTACGGCTTCAAAAAGCTTCACGTCTTCTTCAGAAAGCTCTTCACTATAATTAAGCACAAGTAAAATCAGGTCCGCTTCCTTTAGAACCTGACGAGAACGTTCAACACCAATTCGTTCAACAATATCCTCTGTTTCACGAATACCCGCTGTATCAACCAGACGAAGCGGAACGCCCCTTACATTCACGTATTCCTCAATAACATCCCGAGTCGTTCCGGGAATATCGGTGACAATGGCTTTTGCCTCATGAACAAGGCTGTTCAGAAGAGATGATTTCCCTACATTCGGCCGGCCGATAATGACAGTTGAAAGACCTTCACGCAAGATTTTTCCTTGCTCTGACGTTCTCAGCAGCGCCTCAATTTCTTTTTTCACGGCGGTTGCCTTTTCAACCAAAAGCTGATGCGTCATTTCTTCTACATCATCGTACTCCGGATAATCGATATTCACCTCAACATGAGCCAGCGTTTCTAAAATCTCACTGCGCAAACGGCGCACCAAAGCAGAAAGACGCCCTTCCATTTGATTCATGGCGACGTTCATTGCCCGGTCCGTTTTCGCTCTGATTAAGTCCATAACCGCTTCCGCCTGTGAAAGATCGATTCGGCCGTTTAAAAACGCGCGTTTCGTAAATTCACCGGGTTCAGCCAGTCTCGCTCCCTCTCTCAATGCGAGCTGAAGCACTTGGTTCACAGTCACAATTCCCCCGTGACAGTTAATTTCGATGACATCTTCCCGTGTAAAAGTTCTCGGTGCTTTTAACACTGATACCATTACTTCCTCAACGACACGATCCGAAGGTCTGTCTACGATATGACCATAATGAATCGTATGTGAATCGACCGAGCTGAGTGTTTTCCCCTTCGGCCCTTTATACATTTTATCTGCGATTTGAATTGCTTCTGGTCCGCTCAACCGTACAATCGCAATCGCGCCTTCTCCCATCGGAGTGGAAATTGCTGCAATTGTATCCATGCTGTTCACCTCTCTTTACTTATACTTTCATCTATATAAAAAATTTTTTTATGCCAAAACTAAAAGATAACATAGTTTGGTTCGAAGTGGAAGATTTGTTATCCACAGAATTAGAAATTCGTCCCCTATTACTTTAACTTATCCACATGTGAATAACAATTAATTTTATTTCCTGAACTTCCTTTTTATCAACAGGATACACCTAAAAAGAAAAAACTTAAACGGCAAAAGCTTGATATTACTAGGAAAAATAGATTTTTCTCATACAAAAAAACCGAAATCCGATTTTTACCGGACTTCGGTTTTCTGCTATCTTTTATGGGAAATAACGAGATGGCGATTTTCGCCTTCACCCATTGAATACGTTTTGATCTGGTGGTTAGCATATCCAGAAAGAGTATCATGAATGATTTTTCTTTCA
Proteins encoded:
- the mnmE gene encoding tRNA uridine-5-carboxymethylaminomethyl(34) synthesis GTPase MnmE, producing the protein MDTIAAISTPMGEGAIAIVRLSGPEAIQIADKMYKGPKGKTLSSVDSHTIHYGHIVDRPSDRVVEEVMVSVLKAPRTFTREDVIEINCHGGIVTVNQVLQLALREGARLAEPGEFTKRAFLNGRIDLSQAEAVMDLIRAKTDRAMNVAMNQMEGRLSALVRRLRSEILETLAHVEVNIDYPEYDDVEEMTHQLLVEKATAVKKEIEALLRTSEQGKILREGLSTVIIGRPNVGKSSLLNSLVHEAKAIVTDIPGTTRDVIEEYVNVRGVPLRLVDTAGIRETEDIVERIGVERSRQVLKEADLILLVLNYSEELSEEDVKLFEAVEGMDVIVIMNKTDLDAKIDSERVRELANGRPVVTTSLLKEEGVNDLEEAIQSLFYTGAIESGDLTYVSNTRHISILQQAKRAIEDALSGIEQDVPIDMVQIDLTRCWELLGEIIGDSVHESLIDQLFSQFCLGK
- the mnmG gene encoding tRNA uridine-5-carboxymethylaminomethyl(34) synthesis enzyme MnmG produces the protein MGYEAGQYDVIVIGAGHAGVEAALASARQGAKTLVLTINLDMVAFMPCNPSVGGPAKGIVVREIDALGGEMGRNIDKTHIQMRMLNTGKGPAVRALRAQADKFQYQHEMKNTLEKEPNLTLLQGIVERLIVEDGECRGVITQTGAHYRAKAVVMTTGTYLRGRIILGDLSYSSGPNNQQPSIKLSEHLEELGFDLVRFKTGTPPRVKSDTIDYSKTEIQPGDEVPRAFSYETVEYITDQLPCWLTYTSPETHEIIDSNLHRSPMYSGMIKGTGPRYCPSIEDKVVRFNDKPRHQIFLEPEGRNTQEVYVQGLSTSLPEDVQQRMLATIPGLENVQMMRAGYAIEYDAIVPTQLWPTLETKKITNLYTAGQINGTSGYEEAAGQGIMAGINAGRKALGKEEVILSRSDAYIGVLIDDLVTKGTNEPYRLLTSRAEYRLLLRHDNADLRLTEIGHRIGLISDERYAAFEKKKAAIEAEKKRLHAVIIKPSPENQEYIRSLGGSELKDGVRGTDLMKRPEMNYETVTKLAPPEVPVPQDVSEQVEIQVKYEGYIEKSLQQVEKLKKMENKKIPDRIDYDAIKGIATEARQKLKNVRPLSVAQASRISGVNPADISILLVYLEQGRIAKIAE